The Hordeum vulgare subsp. vulgare chromosome 4H, MorexV3_pseudomolecules_assembly, whole genome shotgun sequence genomic interval CTGTCGAACTTAAGATACGCCGCAAGTTTCCATGCATGCACGAGGAGAGGTGATGATATGCGTTTACCCTTtttagagaagaaaaaaaacatatatTTGACCAGAGTGGGATTTGAACCCACGCCCTTTCGGACCAGAGCCTTAATCTGGCGCCTTAGACCAACTCGGCCATCTGATCAGCTGTGCCTCATTTATTTTTATAACTTTCTTATTAAAACCGTGGAAAGAAATAAAGTAACAACTTGCACGTGTTCATTTCCATGTAGTAACCCGGAGAAGATGAACAAAGATATAACGGGTGATATAGTATATATAGGCTCTCACATTAGATGAGATCACTTTTTTAGAATACTAAACATGTTCAAACATTTTTTTTCAGAGTTATAAACACACCCCACTCCACTGATATGTTGTGAAATAATTTCAGTTTTTTTTTGGAATGCCtaagtatgattttttgtggTCCATCTCATTGATCTTACTAGTTGAGATCCTACATTAGCCTCCGACATCCCTGAAGCTTTTTTTTTTCTAAGTTGACATCCATGGAGTTGGGAGCATTATTTCAATTGCATCACTTGTCACGGGTTTATAAATATATATTCCATGCTTACTGTATCTCAGACGTGTACCACATTTGTCTACTACTCCCACCATTTCATAATATAAAATGTTTTTACAGCCAATACTTCATTGTACAGTACTACTTACTAAGTTAAGAAACCAACCAATGTTTAAAGAAAAGCAAAACAAAAATTGCCAGGCCCAACTTATTCAAAACATTATTTTAATAAATACAAAAATACAATTAAAACAATACGTCCTATGGTTTTGAAAAGGTTTATGTTTCACCGTCCCTCGAGATGACATGTGCCTACCGTGTGACACGGAAAACCAACGTCTGCTCTCTTGTTTTGGTACATCCGTAGGTACGAATGCCCAAGTAAAAGATCTCAACTTTCATTTTGGCAAGTAAGGGCAGCTCCAATGCTATACCTCTAAACCGTTCCTAAACGTTTGGATCATGGTGTCCGGATGTTCATTATCATTCAATACCATACTGTAAACATATGTAAATGCGTTCGAGCGTTTGAATTCCGATAAATAGGCCCTGTTTGTAAGTGCCACGTTAAAATTCCGATAAAGGGCCCTGTTTGTAAGTGCACCACATGGCGATAACAAAAACCAGGCACATCAGCGGCCAAATAAATTTGTAAATATATCTGCAAAACATTTTGTCCAGTTGAGCTGAAATTTTCCAAGGTTAGTAATTATTGCATATaccttttttgtgattttttccaaaaatgttaAATTTTGAACAGAAATTTGAATGAGCTAACTAAAATTTCTACAATGTGGCTGGTTTTCTTTGCCACACATGCGCTTACAAGAAGGATCCACCGTCAGAAATTATATCAAGGTACCTAAACGAACCCATACTCCCGTTATTTTTAACGTAAAGTAGGTGTTCTATGCAAAATCAGCACCAATAGACTGATTTATACAAGCttagcaaaaaaacaaaaaagcaaaTTGACAACCAACATGCACCCCAAACATAACTTAATACCACTAATAATAACAACCTGACAAAAAATAATACACCCCTATCATCCCAGGACCAATACGCATGACTGATCATATGTACAGAACCACCACACAATTTATGAGAAGCTACCAGAACCCAGGaacaacacgaaaaaaacagacaaCCATTTTTAccagtcacacacacacacacagagtcaGCTCCAACTACCATTTTCAACAGTCACTTCTCTCATACAGCCCTCTGCCGCGACTCCATGACATTTCGACAGTTTCAGGTTGCTCAACGACCTACCGACCCATCGGGCCGAGCTGAGAACTAGCTAGCAGGCTACGACGCGTGCTGCGAgaccctcctgctgccgctgccTCGCCGTCTGGACGGCGTGCGGGCGTAGTGCGGCGAGCCGCCGCTGTGCGCTGGGGATCCCAGGGAGGCCAAGGAGACATAAGGCTGGCTGGCGACATGGTTCAGGCCTATGGCAACGTCGGCGATGATCGGCCGGACGTGGGGCTGGTCCTGCAGGCACATGATGCTGATCACCACCAGCTGGTTGAGCGCTGACGGCGGGTAGCTGCCGCGGAGGGCCGGGTCGGCCAGCCGGTGGAATTTCCTCTTGTCATGCATAAATGGTCTTGACTGCATATAAGATAGATAAAATGAAGGTGTGAGTAAGCCTCCAGAGCTTTACAGAAACATATTTGAAGGTCACAACAGGGTAGAACTGCTTACCCATGTTAGCAAGCTCTGCTCAGGTTTAGGCCTCGAAGCATCATAGATCCTTCTCCCAGTGATCAGCTCCAACAGAAGAACGCCGAAGCTGTAGATGTCGGATTTCATGGTGAGCTTGCCACTCACCACGTAATCAGGGGCGCAGTATCCATAGGTACCCATGACCCTGGTAGAGACATGGGTCCTGTCACCAACGGGGCCAACTTTCGCGAGTCCAAAATCGGAAAGCTTTGGActgaagtcctcatccagcagaATATTGGCAGCCTTCATGTCGCGGTAAATGATCGGTGGGTCTGCCACGTTGTGCAGGTACGAGAGCCCTTCTGCTACCCCAACAGCTATCTTCACTCGCGTGTTCCAGTCCAGTGGtggcttgccatgaggcacatctgTTCAAAGGTGAAATTTCTATCAGTCAAATGAAGTGTACAGGAACAATGTAGAGCAGAAGCTTGTTAAAAGGACAATGGCGATGTTTCGTTTCAGTATACAAATAACTAAATTGCTTTAGAATTAAAAGAGGAGCAACAATACAGTAATAGCACATCATGAAAGCGATTGCGGGCATAGGAAAATAAAGGAACTTTGCAGAAAAGTTCAGACAGCCACATAATGCCCATCACCTAGTACTGCTATCATTATGCAGACCATGTGATGTTcagacatgagacaaagcacgggACATCAGAACTTCAATAATTTCCGTGGGGACAATTTTGGCTAACCTTAGGCATTATGTGCTCAATAATTTTGGCATGTAGGAAAATGGTTAATCACAAAAAAGGTTGCTTTTCAGGTAAGAAACTCATAAGCGAGTATGACAAAAAAAATTGTGTGGATTGCACACCGAAACCAGTTTATTTTGTAGTTTTCCAACATACACAAAATGGATGGTTCAGACTACCCAACTAAGTGATTAAGTCAATATAATACTTACCAATTTACTAACTTTACAAAAAATGGATGGCATTGATATCGCACTCAACACTTAACTTATAGTGTTTGTAAATGGACTTGACCATAAATGATAACAACAAACTATTACATTGTCCCCTGACTTCCATCCCTCGAAAGAGGAGATAGCAACCTCATAGTTTCAGACAGCTTGCAAAGTATTCAGCCCTACAAGAAAAGAAATCAGGAAGAGAAAGGCGATGGCAGAGGACATATACTATACTACGTCTGACCGTTTTTAACTTATCTTCGTCCCAACTTTGACTTCTTTAAATACAAAATCCTGATTGCAATTCAAGTACTAAGAAACACAAAATTCAAACCTGAATCCATGCACTAAGAAACTTTAGGTGGAAGGTTGGTTGATTCACCAACAATTAATACAGAGCAAATATCTGCCTTATtgtttatttatgatttttgTAGAAATAGAAACTTCAATATGCAAAAGAGATAGCACTGTGAATTGTATTAAAGCAGAAACTAAAAGCGACATAGAAAAAGAACCAAGCAACGCTCGATTGGCTAGCTGCACCAACAATTAATACCAACAAAAAAAATCTGCCCTATTGTTTCTTCAGGATGTTTGCAGaaatgaaaacttcaacctataaaAGATAGATAGCATCCTGGATTCTATTAAACCAGATAATAAAAGTGACATAGAAAGAGAACCGAGCACCACTCGATTGGCTAGGACAGGTCTGCATGCTCGGTGCCCACTGACCTGCGTTCGAGGCCCAGCGTCAGCAGGGTGCTCAAGGTTGGTTGATGCACCAACAGttaatacagaaaaaaaaattataCCTTGTTATTTCTTCACGACTTCTGTAGAAATGAAAACTTCGAGATGTAGAAAAATAGAATCCTATTAAAGCAGACAATACAAATGACAAAGAAAGAGAACGGACCAACGCCTGGTCTGCATACGCATGGCTTGCCCATCCGTGATCGAGGCCCAGCGTCAGCAGGGTCCTCAAGGTTGGTTGATGTACCAACAGTTAATACCGAGAAAGTATCTGACTTATTGTTTCTTCACGATTTTCGAAGAAATGAATACTTTGACATACAGAAGAATAGACAGCATCCGGAATTCTACTAAAGCAGACAATAAAagcaacaaaaaaagagaaaacagaacACCGCTCGCTTGGCTAGGAGCGCGGGTCTGCGCGCTCATTGCTCATCCACCCGCGTTCGAAGCCCAGCATCAGCAGTGAGCTCAAGGTCGGTTTATACACCAAACAATTAATACAGATAAAATATCTGCCTTATTGTTTCTTCATGATTTTTGTAGAAACTAATACTTCAACATATAGAAGAATAGATAGCATCTTGAATCCTATTAAAGTATATAATAAAAGCCAAAAAGTAAGAGAACCGGGCATCGCTCTCTTGGCTAGGAGCGCAGGTCTGCGTGCCCATGGCTCGCCCACCCGCGTTCGAGGCCCAGCATCAACAGGGTGCTCAAGGTTGGTTTATCCACCAAACAAATAATACAGATAAAATATCTGCCTTATTGTTTCTTCCCGATTTTTGTAGAAATTAATACTTCAACATATAGAAGAATAGATAGCATTCAGAATCCTATTAAAGCAGATAATAAAAGCCAAAAAGAAAGAGAACCGAGCTCGCTCGCTTGGCTAGGAGCGCAGGTCTGCGTGCCCGTGGCTCGCCCACCCGCGTTTGAGGCCAAGCGTCAGCAGGGTGCTCGGTTCTTCTTAATATAAAAGATGTTCAGGGTTCTAGTGCCCTGTTTTTAATTGAACAGAGAAAATGgaccttttttttatttcttactTTCTTGTTTGTGTGCGAAGACCCACATGTACTACCTGAATGCACATCATGGTAAAAATTTCAACACTTCAAGGATTAACATTTGTACTCAGATGTTTATCATGCGGTATTCCCACTAGCAAAAGTGTCCATGTGTTGTTACAGAAGTTTTTTTTCTTCCATATTGCATCAGCCGTTTAAATGTTTGTGAGATCACATCCATAACTTTGTGCAAAATGAAGAAAGATATATCTCGAAGTATACATCAGTTGAATGGACCTTATGTCCTCCACATAATGGATGACAACAGGTAATGTCCTAATAACTCAATAGGAAATCTTGATGAGGCCATGAGGGTGAATGGACCACCACCAACTCAGATCTTTATAAGGGTAGGTATAAAGACAACTaaatattttttgttttcttatgaacTGAGTAACCCGGTCAAAATACGATCTGTTTCATATTTCAAAGTAAAAAACCACCGTGATCCTGAGAAAGTGAGACTCCAATAAATCCTCATACCGGTGTACCGGACAAGAAGAATCTTCGAACAGTTGGAGTACCACCTTCTATTTTTTCGACAAAAGTAGGACATTCTATTTTGTTTGGTAATAGTAACTGGACTTCTCATTCCACCACTAACAGAGGTTATCATAGGCTAACAGACAGCAGCACAACCATAGATGGTTCCCAAAAGTGAACCCCAAAAAGGCAATCCTCCAAGTCACCTCTTTCCCTGAGAAAGGAGAACCATAGATGGTTCTTCTATGATACGATACATTTATTTTCCCCTTTGATTTGCCAAACCCACACGAATTTCTTTCGAGAGCGCGCACCAGTAGGGTATAGGTTCACCACACAAACTGAACTACCATACGCACACATTCCAACATGGATGCTTAGTTGACTGCATTGCAGAGATGAACTGAACCAAAAACAGAGAGCAGGTCTGAATAATTCTGAGAAGAAGTAAGGAGTATTACCAAAGAGGTGGCTCTCGAGGCTGCCGAAGGGCATGTACTCGTAGACCAGCAGCCGCTCGTCCCCCTGCGCGCAGAAGCCGACGAGGCTGACGAGGTTGGGGTGGCTGAGCACCGTGAGCATGAGCACCTCCACCAGGAACTCCTTCCTCCCCTGCACGCTCTCCCGGGCCAGCTGCTTCACCGCCACCATCTGCGCATCGGAAGCGCCCTGTGAGAACCAAAAGAAGAATCAATCGAGTCTTTCACCGGAAACCAGGACCGCCGGAACGGAGCAGAGGTGGGGCAGAGAAGCTCGCCTGCGGGTTGGTCTTGGAGATCTTGCCCTTGTACACCTTGCCGAAGCCGCCCTCGCCGATGAAGTTGGCCTCGTTGAAGTAGCCGGTGGCCACCAGCAGATCCTTGAAGGTGAAGCTGTGGGCGCAGCCGCTCCCCACGTCCGGCGCCACCTTCCTCTGCGCGTCGGCGACTGCTCCGAGACCCAACAGCACACCACGGATTAAGACAGAATCGAAACAAAGAAGAGCGCTTTGCGctgcgacgggggggggggggggggacggacggacggacggaaATCAGCCAATAAGAGAGCACCTGAGTCGTCGTCGGTGCAGTGGTGGGCGAGCTTGGAGGGCTTGAGGTCGCCGGCGCCTCGGCGGGCCGCCGGCGCGAAGCACCCGAAGCAGCccatcccggccgccgccccccaaATCCGCGCGCCTGTCAGGTATTTGCGGCgcgagggcagggaggaggaTCAATCTGGGAGCGAGCAGGGAaaggaagggagggagggagggagggctaTAAATGCGCGACCAAACCCGTCGGCATGGGCCCCGTCCCGGGGGAACTCCGATCCTGGGGCCGGGATTGACTGACGGACCGATCGGCCGAGCAGCGGCGAGGGGTTGCGGGGCTTAGCAGGCAACGGCGCGCCGGGGCGGTGGGGCCGCGCGAAAGAGGCAAGAAGTAAACGCCGGCATCGGCAGCGGgggggatgaggaggaggagagcggCGGCGGCCCCAGCGGGCGAGCAATTCTGGAAAGCATTAACCAGCGTGGCGAAACGAAATCCGCACTCCGCCTCCGCTGGCTCCTGCGGGAAACCAAACCAGAACCAGAACCAGAACCAGAACCGAAACCGAAATCGAATCCCGGCTGGTTTGGAAGCCGGCCGCCAGTCTCGCGGCCTTGCTCCCGTCCGGACGgacggagagagagagggagagagactgTTTCTTGGGCGGGCTGGGTTTCCCGCGAGATGAGGATGAGAGAGCGTGACTGGTGCTGCGTGCGTACTGTTTCCTTGGCGTGGACTGTGCTGGCTTGATTGCGCGGTGGTAGATCTGATGACCGGCGCTGCGCTCCCTACTCGTACAccaccaccatgatatttgccagTCCTttccttcctctccctctcccttgttCAGAAGCTCCGGCCGGGCCCGCATGTCACCCTCAGCTAAGCTTACGCGCGTATTTTCGCAAAATCCTTTTCGGTGTATTCGACGGCGAGTATTCGTCTTGGTCGCTTTAATCCGTGTGGATTTTTTTTTGGCAATATATTACCATAATCGTAAATGAtgtttgattttctttttttgctttgcTATGAAGCAAAGACGACATTGGGCATGGCTATATATGAATAATCTTTAGCGGTCTCTTTAATAAACAGGCGGGTTGGTGTTTCACAAGACCCTTTTTTGTGTATTCGGCGTATATTTTTTCTTAGCCACTTTAACGCATCGATTTCTTTGGATCAAGcagtatgtatatatatacaaaCAATGTGTGATGACTGACTATgtttgttactccctccgttcctaaatataaaaccaTTTAGAGATTCTACTATGGActatatacagatgtatatagacatattttggagtatagattcactcatttcgcTCCTTATGCAGTctataatgaaatctctaaaaggtcttatatttaagaacgaagggagtacacaATATGTAATTGTAAATGGAAATTCCGTTTTTTTTACTACAAAGGCGCGATGATATTTGTCATGGTTGTATATTCAATAATCTTCTTGTTGTTTTGAAATAAAATTCGAATAAACTGCATTGTTGCGAGGGGTGGTAGATTTTGCATGTTCTCTTCTCTCCGCGGTTATTGTTGAAATTTCCAACATAACCTATCTTTCTCCAGTTACATGACACATCATGAATCAAATGGTCAATAAAATTAAAGTCTTATCAATGTGTGTATGTTTCTACACTAACTAAAGTGTTATACACATTACAGTGTATGTCATCTGGCCATGGTAGCTCCCTCCCTCTGGTTAAACGAAGGTACAATAGGATTGAGTAGCCACTTTAACCCGTCAACTCTTTTGGATTAAGCGGCTTCTGTATATAGACATATCATGATGGATATTTGCTACAGGATATGCTATAATAATTGGAAATTACGTTGGGTTTTTGCTACAAAGCATTGCCGATATTTGGCAAACTACATTTTTAATTGGTTATTTAATAGAAATCGTCTAGGGCCattattttataaaaattattaTAAAGTCTGTATTGAGATAAAGGGTGATAAATTTTGACTCTCTTTTTGCTACGGTTATTGTTGAAATCTAATTAGATGTGCTCTTGATGATAATATTTGTCCACCGCTCTCTCTATGGATGGTGAGATGTTTCGCTGCCTTGCTTTGGCATGTGTGAAAAAAAATTAAGCCCACATgtcactcccgactcacgtgtgtTGTTTCGACGCATTCCATGGTACCCTTTTTGATGTATTTGAGGTGTATTTATTGTTATAATTGAAAATGCAGCTGAATTTTTGCTACACCACGGTGTCAATATTTGGTAGAGTCATGTGTTGAAGATCTTCAAAGGTTTGGTTAATAGAAATTAGCATGGGGGCCATTGTTTTTAAAGGATATCTAAGATAGTATGTGTTGATAATTGATGATAGATTTTGCCTCTCTTTTCACCACGGTTATTGTTGATCTCGGATGAGCTACACTCCCTAGTCCCTACGATATTTGTCCACCCTCCCTCTCGACGGTGAGATGCTTCGTTACTTTGATTTACCATGGGTGAGGAAATCTAGCAACAGGCCACATGCCACTCTCGGTTTTGCAGGCGACTTTTCGTGCAATTCCCAAAACCTTCTCTTGTATATGTAGAGTGTATTTTTCTTAGCCATTTTAATTCATCCAATTTTTTGGATAAAGCATTGTGTACATACAATGTTTGACGACTCGCGTGCTCGTGCAAGAAATTCTTTGAACAAGCAGCTAGGCAAGAAAAGGGGCACACGCAAAAAAATGCTCTTTTTTTCTACGTGGGAGTTGGTCCAGACCTACGCGGCTAAGATACCGCGATGGATGTTTATTGCAAGAAGTATTATTGTAGTTGGAAATGCagtttgatttttgctacaatGCCACGGCGATATTTGGCATCAATTTGCAACAATCATATATCTATATCTAAACAACGCAATTGCATCTTTAATAGAAATCGGCGGGAGAGCCCACTGTTATTCAAATAAATATCTGAATAGTTTGCATTTCGCCTGGATTTTCCGCCGTGGTTGGTTATTGTTGAAATAAAGGCTTCTCAATGTGTGTGTGTCCCTGCACTGACTGCACTGTAACACATACACAGTGCAGTGTATATCATCTGGCCATGCTAGCTGATTAAACGGAAGGTACAATGGGTCTGGCTCACTGGCCGACAGGGAGTCATAGCTGAGTTTTGCAGATGCATCGTATTCATTCGGGGCgaacgtgcatgcatgcatgcttggcCGCCCTATACATGCGACTGTGGAGCGTGTAGTGAAAATGCAGAAGGTGCTCTGGATGCAACAACAGTACAGTACTGCCCTGAAACTGTTTCAGAAGTAATCATGGAAGATGCTCATGCATGCATGGTCATAGACTACGCATATATAGATACAGTATATCTGTCGCGATTGCGAACATGATATACACTATGAGCCAAAAAATTCTGTTTGTATTTGGTGCCACAAGGTTGGCACTTCTTATGCTCTCTGAGAAAAGAAGGTGCTCTGGATGATGCTTCGCTGCATGATAGTAGTATACAAGTCTGgtttatatgtatgtatatatatatagtttttcTTGTTGGAGACTTCAACGTACTGATAAGGGTTGGTACTACATGCATTGCATAGTGAGTAGTGAACATGTTGTGTACTCTTCAAGGAAGACAAAGTGCATCTGCCAAGTCCTGAATGGATGGAGTAGGGAACAAGAGAGCCGGGCACAACTCCAATGCTCATGTCACCAAGGACAAACCTGCAATGCTTCAAATAAAAAACAATGAAAGAGACAAACTTGAAGGAGACACAGTGGAACAATGAGTAGTTTAATACGGGTTTATCCAATGAATGAAAACTAGCGAGACAAAAGAGTCGGTTAAACCCTGTGCCACCACTGACAGTGGGGAATAAAAGAGATTATGTTGCCTTTCTTAAGCATTTCTCAGTACAGAAGAAGAATGAATCTGTCGGTGCCATGCATCCTGACCTGCCCCTCCCTGCACCCTGTTCCTCAGTTGATCTAGGAGAACAGTCCGTGGCCTGTGGTCAAGTGTGGTCTGCTCCGCTGGGCCAAGGTCAGGGGAGAGTGTCCCCTGGAACGGAATTCCTCCCTAAGATCCAATAACTTCCCAGTGCAGTGCAGCCTCTTGGTTGATTGGTGTGCGCCAGAACAAAAATTGCCACTGTGCTACCAAACTCGTTGTCCATAATCATGCACGCTGCCTGGCTTgccccacgcacacacacttttATTCCCCACTGTCACTGAAGGTGCTCTCGATGGCCATGCGGATTTGCATCACCATCATGGTTAACCCAGAGCAAGTACAGGTAGCTCTTGCAGCGGCGCGCGAGAAGCGGAATGGATTTGCATGCATGACACGACATGATGCAAGTGCAGCTACAGCTGCCTGCGAGATCGGGGCTTGCCCGCTCTACGACGAGCGCATGCAATAGTGGTGGCTTTGGCCTCTGGGGCCGGACCAGTTCGGCACTGGTACGTGAAGCGGTGGTACAGTGGTTAGTGGTGATGAAGATTAGTCCTAGCTAGTACTGTGGTGGAGTGCTAGGGAGCGGCGATCTACAAGGTAGCCCGCGTGTGTAGGCTGTAGAGTGTGGACAGGTCAGTCTCGTGGATTCCGGCTGCACATACCCGGTTTTCCGTGCGTGCATGTGAGGTTGCTTCGCGCCGTGTGGTGTGGATCACATGCGTGTGATTTGAGTGAGTGATTTCGTCTGGTATACTACTTAGACCAAGTACAATAAGTTACAATGaggaggctgtaaggattaaaatactactccctccgtttcttaatataagacattttagatattgcactatgaactacatacgaatgtacatagacatattttagaatgtagattcactcattttgcttcgtatgtagtctcctagtgtaatttctaaaaggtcttatattttgaaacggaggaagtatattttTGCTGAATTGgatgagaaagaagaggaaatagaagggaagtgggctcttcgtgaagagtcagctctagcacgtgctcctaggtgctttgtaagagcaagtacaataagagcatggttaatagtatagccaattgctgactataagccatcttatagtctatcttatagctagcttgtacaatagttagctatataaaagtactacttttatcatatatgatccacctttcattctcacaaagcacctatgaGCACGTGCTAGAGTTGACTCTTCATGAAGAGTCCGCTTcctttctctctcctcttctctctcatccaactcagtaaaaatataatattttaatcgttacagcctgctgactgtaccttattgtacttgctctaaggtgACATAAGCAGGCTATAAGGATTAAAATAATATATTCTAgcttagttggaggagagagaggaggagagagaagagaagcgggctcttcgtgagtaGCCAGCTGCAACACGAGACCCAAGACACTTTGTGAGATTGTAAGGTGGGTCAGCTACTACTAAAATAGTATACATCTAAAACTTACTATTGTATATGCCAGCTATTAGGTTGGCTTTGTATGACATGACAACTCCTTATAGCCGATTGTTGGTtgtattattaaccatgctctaagaatgaaaggtggaccatatattaataaaagtagtactcttttataactaactattatacaagctagctataagatggactataagactgcttatagccagcagttggctatactattagagcaagtacaataaggtacagtcagcaggctgtaagaattaaaatactatatttttactgagttggatgagagagaagaggagagagaagggaagcatgctcttcgtgaagagccagctctagtaCATGTTCCTAGGTGCTTTATGAGAATGAAAGATgaatcatatatgataaaagtaacactattttatagctaactattataCAAGCTTGTTATAAGATgtgctataagactgcttatagccagcagttggctatactattaaccatgctcttaagaCTGGTAGTATTAGATCATTgccacttgtgtgtgtgtgtgtggtgtgtgtggCGCAATGAGGACTGATTGACTGACGGATTCCTAGGACATGGCGTGATTAGCCATCACGCGTGTCGTGCATGGACCCGACAAAAGAACCCTACTAAGCCTGTTGCCTAGCTCGATAGGCTTCCTTGTGAACCACTCCACTCCGCTCATGATTAGGTTACCAGCCATCTTTGGCCCAActggttagaggttagagttagattttaACTCTAGATTAACCCTGAATTAACTTTAATTAAAGTGTTTGGATGAAAgggttagattgtcaataaaTGTATTTTTTCCAATCATTTGTCTCATTTATCTAGGATTTTGTAtgatggagggagagagaaaagtaattttttctggaccccgcctaactctaacccaaaaaaaCACTTCTTGGGTGGGTTAAattttttgggtgggttagatgcatctaaccaactctaacccatcTGTTTGAATTTTTGAGGGTTAGATGAGTTcagtctaaccaactctaactctaactctaggagtCAAACAGGGCCTTTGCTCCGATCTATTACCTCTCTCTTCATGTATACAAGAGTAACTCTAACGCGTCCACCCGAGCAAACACGCGTTGTGTCCAACCGTTTGGATGGTTCGTTCGTTCTGGGTTCGTCCTTTTTGTATTTAGGTCGATCATGTATTTATCGCACGGACGCATTTCGTCATCGCGGCATACCTGTTATTTTTTTCTTAAACATATGGAAATTTGAACCTAGATTACATA includes:
- the LOC123449779 gene encoding probable serine/threonine-protein kinase PBL21 isoform X2, whose protein sequence is MGCFGCFAPAARRGAGDLKPSKLAHHCTDDDSVADAQRKVAPDVGSGCAHSFTFKDLLVATGYFNEANFIGEGGFGKVYKGKISKTNPQMVAVKQLARESVQGRKEFLVEVLMLTVLSHPNLVSLVGFCAQGDERLLVYEYMPFGSLESHLFDVPHGKPPLDWNTRVKIAVGVAEGLSYLHNVADPPIIYRDMKAANILLDEDFSPKLSDFGLAKVGPVGDRTHVSTRVMGTYGYCAPDYVVSGKLTMKSDIYSFGVLLLELITGRRIYDASRPKPEQSLLTWSRPFMHDKRKFHRLADPALRGSYPPSALNQLVVISIMCLQDQPHVRPIIADVAIGLNHVASQPYVSLASLGSPAHSGGSPHYARTPSRRRGSGSRRVSQHAS
- the LOC123449779 gene encoding probable serine/threonine-protein kinase PBL21 isoform X1, which translates into the protein MGCFGCFAPAARRGAGDLKPSKLAHHCTDDDSVADAQRKVAPDVGSGCAHSFTFKDLLVATGYFNEANFIGEGGFGKVYKGKISKTNPQGASDAQMVAVKQLARESVQGRKEFLVEVLMLTVLSHPNLVSLVGFCAQGDERLLVYEYMPFGSLESHLFDVPHGKPPLDWNTRVKIAVGVAEGLSYLHNVADPPIIYRDMKAANILLDEDFSPKLSDFGLAKVGPVGDRTHVSTRVMGTYGYCAPDYVVSGKLTMKSDIYSFGVLLLELITGRRIYDASRPKPEQSLLTWSRPFMHDKRKFHRLADPALRGSYPPSALNQLVVISIMCLQDQPHVRPIIADVAIGLNHVASQPYVSLASLGSPAHSGGSPHYARTPSRRRGSGSRRVSQHAS